Genomic window (Phycisphaeraceae bacterium):
GCAACCCGGTACTGCATCAGATCGCCGCCCGACTTCCCGCGTGTCGCTCCACTTCCATTCTGCATGAATGGTTTCACTTTGCGTGGATCGTCCCAAATATTCACGCCAATGACGACAAGCCCCTCGTCCTTGTACTGCTCCTGCAACTCTGAGACGTGCGGCATGCCAGCGATACATGGGCCGCACCATGTTGCCCAGAACTCAACAATGTAATAGTTGTCTGAACTGAACTCTGTGACAGGTTCGCCCTTTGCCCATGTATCCACGGAAATGGCGGGAGCCTTGTCTCCAACTTTGAGCGATTGGGCGATAGCTGGCGAAACAGCAACAAGGGCCACTGAGCAGAGTGTGAACAATGTATTTCGAATCAGCATGCGCGATCCTCCAGATGGATATGAGTCTCAGTGTATTGTACAACAGCGGACTGGTGAATCAGATTCCGATTTGTATGAAAAAACCGCCCAGCACACACATGCCAGGCGGGTAGATTTCGGACGTATGCATCACGTCATTACATATTCTCGCGATAGAAGCGGATGCGGCCTTCGAGCTCCTCTTCGAACGTGCCGCCACGTGCGAACGAGCACGCGCGCTCCTGAATGCGGAGCGCACGAACCTTGTCACCCATGTCCCAGTAGACCTTCGCGAGTGTGTCCAGTGCTGCTGGATTTGTGTTGTCGGTCGCTTTGCATGCGAACTGTGCAGCACGGAGCGCAAGATCCAGATCCTGTTTCTCTGGCATTGCTTCGGGATCAACGATTGTCCACGCAATCATGTTTGTTGCGAGCCAGCTCTCATTGATTGTTGTGCCGAGCACAGCGTTGCCCAGTGCGTAGGCATCAGAGTAGTTCTTGTCTTCCATCATCGCGATGAACTTCTGCTGCGCGAGTGTGCCAGCCACTGTTGCATCCTGCTGTGCAAGTTTGACGATGGCATCAATGCCCTGCTTCGTTTCGCCAGCAGTGAAGAGTTTGTTGATGTCTCCGGTGCTGAGCCCTTCCTTGCCGCGTGCTTCTTCAGCGGCCTTTGCCTTTGCAGCAGCTTCTGCACGTTCGGCAGCGGCTTTCTTTGCAGTTTCTTGTGATTCCTTGAAGTCGTTGCTTGCTTTCTTAATGTCCCATGTGCCATCAACGATTGCTTCGAGGGGTTTGTCCATCTGAGCAGGGTGTCCGACCCACGCGATACGGCTGTCACCATCGACGATAAAAGCGGTTGGGATGGAGTTACGTCCCGCTGCTTTCATCCAGTTTGTTGCCATAAGACCGTTGCGAAGATTGTCTTTGTCGTGCTTTTCTTCGATTGCCACGGTGTACTGCATGAGCTCATTGCCGCGCTTTTCCATGAACGGCGCGACAGCCTTTGGGTCCTCGTAGGCATTTACACCAATCACACGCACACCCTTGTCGGCAAAGTTCTTTTGAATCTCGGAAACGTGCGGCATGCCAGCGATACACGGGCCGCACCATGTTGCCCAGAACTCGACCACATACACACGACCGGATTCAAACCCTGTGATCGGATCACCCTTCACAAACTCGGCAAGATGAAGCTCCGGTGCCTTGTCGCCGACAGCGAGGGTGTCGGGGTCGCTGAGCTTGGGGGTCTGTTCCTTCTGCTGAGGCTTTTCTTCAGCTTTCTTCTCTTGTTTATCATCATTCTTCGCAGCTTCCTCAGCGGCCTTTTTTGCACGCTCTTCGGTCGCCTTCTTGCGATCCTCTGCGCGTTTGATACGCGCAGCTTCAAACTCCTGCTTTGCAGTATCAATATTCCATTCCCCAGCAACGATCTGCTTCAGTGGCTCGTCGATGCGGGTGGGATGTCCGATCCACGCGATGGTGCCAGTGCCGTCGATGATAAACGAACTTGGGATGCCGGTCTGGCCCGCAGCATTCATCCAGTTCTTTGCCATCAAGCCGCGACGGATGTCATCGGGATTGTCCTTTGTTTCGATTGCGACGGTGTACTCCATCATGGAATCGCCCGAAGGTTTGCCGTCTCGCTCCTTCATGAACGGCTCAACGTTCTTTGGATCGTCCCAGATGTTCACACCCATGACGTGGACACCCTTCTCCTTGTATTCCTTCTGCACTTCGGACAGATGGGGCATGCCGGAAATGCACGGGCCACACCATGTCGCCCAGAACTCGACGACATGCACACGACCGGACTCAAAGCCTGTGATCGGTTCGCCCTTTACAAACTCAGCGAGATGAAGCTCTGGCGCTTTGTCACCAACAGTGAGTGTCCAGCCGTACTCGTCAGGATCCGCTTTCTTTGTTTCTTTCTTTGCAGTGTCAACTGCAGCGACAATCTTGGCTGGTTTTACAGCTTCAGGATCCTTGACAACCGGCTTTGCTTCTTCCTTTGACTTAACAGCGATATGAGCCTCGGTGCTGCCAGCGGGTTCGTCATCGCTGCCGACTGTCACAATTGTGCCGCCAGTCGTGCCGGAATCAGTAAATGTCTCATCACCATCAACTGCAGAACGAAGCTCATCGAAGAACCGCTGATGATGCGGGTTTCCAATCCAGACAACATTTTCATTGCGATCAACGATAAAGGCGACTGGAGCGCTGGGGCGTCCTGCAGCCCACGCCCACTCATCGAATGCTTCACGATCAGCATCGCATCCAACGGGGAACTTGATGTTGGTTTTTTCGCAGTTTGCAAAGGCTTCGACGGATGCTTCAGGATTCTTCGCGCACTCCATCGACGCGATACCGACAACGTTCACGCCGAGTTCTTCCTGTGCACGGTTCAGAAGTGGAATCGCTCGCTGGCTGACCGAAGAGTTTGACTTGAGGAACGCAACAACCGTGACCTTGTCGGAAGAGAATGCTGGTGAGTTATCACAATGGAACCATTTGCTTGCTGAGAGATCAGGTGCACGATCACCAATATGCAGATCATTCATACCCAGTGCGGAGGATGCAGCCAGAGCAGAACCCGCGACTGCACAGAGTTTCAGACTGCTAAGACGGTGTGTCCGATTGATGGTCTTGCGTGACATAATCTGCTCCGTGAAAATCGTGGTGTGATGTGGTGCGTGGCGGATTGGAACGCTCTCCTCAACAGAGCGCCCAGCACATCGCGCACATAGGATACACGATGTACAGC
Coding sequences:
- a CDS encoding redoxin family protein codes for the protein MSRKTINRTHRLSSLKLCAVAGSALAASSALGMNDLHIGDRAPDLSASKWFHCDNSPAFSSDKVTVVAFLKSNSSVSQRAIPLLNRAQEELGVNVVGIASMECAKNPEASVEAFANCEKTNIKFPVGCDADREAFDEWAWAAGRPSAPVAFIVDRNENVVWIGNPHHQRFFDELRSAVDGDETFTDSGTTGGTIVTVGSDDEPAGSTEAHIAVKSKEEAKPVVKDPEAVKPAKIVAAVDTAKKETKKADPDEYGWTLTVGDKAPELHLAEFVKGEPITGFESGRVHVVEFWATWCGPCISGMPHLSEVQKEYKEKGVHVMGVNIWDDPKNVEPFMKERDGKPSGDSMMEYTVAIETKDNPDDIRRGLMAKNWMNAAGQTGIPSSFIIDGTGTIAWIGHPTRIDEPLKQIVAGEWNIDTAKQEFEAARIKRAEDRKKATEERAKKAAEEAAKNDDKQEKKAEEKPQQKEQTPKLSDPDTLAVGDKAPELHLAEFVKGDPITGFESGRVYVVEFWATWCGPCIAGMPHVSEIQKNFADKGVRVIGVNAYEDPKAVAPFMEKRGNELMQYTVAIEEKHDKDNLRNGLMATNWMKAAGRNSIPTAFIVDGDSRIAWVGHPAQMDKPLEAIVDGTWDIKKASNDFKESQETAKKAAAERAEAAAKAKAAEEARGKEGLSTGDINKLFTAGETKQGIDAIVKLAQQDATVAGTLAQQKFIAMMEDKNYSDAYALGNAVLGTTINESWLATNMIAWTIVDPEAMPEKQDLDLALRAAQFACKATDNTNPAALDTLAKVYWDMGDKVRALRIQERACSFARGGTFEEELEGRIRFYRENM